One window from the genome of Streptomyces sp. WZ-12 encodes:
- a CDS encoding nucleotidyltransferase domain-containing protein, whose product MPASRQYLVEQHTILSVVVGSRAFGLATAASDVDRRGVYVAPTADFWRMVKPPTHVEGPLPEQFAWEVERFCELALANNPNVLEVLHSPLVEQHTALGAELRHLAPAFLSRKAYTTFARYANAQFVKAENRRERGSEPRWKHLMHMLRLMISGASLLESGTMHIDTGPYRERLLAVRRGEVPWDEVCAWRDRLSARLDQTLAASPLPELPDTTRVEDWLISVRRRSLTNEGSPA is encoded by the coding sequence ATGCCAGCGTCGCGGCAGTACTTGGTGGAGCAGCACACGATCCTGTCGGTGGTGGTCGGTTCGCGCGCGTTCGGGCTTGCCACGGCGGCCTCGGACGTCGATCGCCGCGGTGTGTACGTCGCGCCCACCGCCGACTTCTGGCGCATGGTCAAACCGCCCACCCACGTGGAAGGCCCGCTGCCCGAGCAGTTCGCTTGGGAGGTGGAGCGGTTCTGCGAGCTCGCCCTCGCCAACAATCCCAACGTCCTCGAAGTCCTGCACAGCCCACTCGTCGAACAGCACACCGCACTCGGCGCCGAACTACGGCACCTCGCCCCCGCGTTCCTCTCCCGCAAGGCATACACCACCTTCGCGCGGTACGCCAACGCCCAGTTCGTCAAGGCGGAGAACCGCCGGGAACGCGGGAGCGAGCCGCGCTGGAAGCACCTCATGCACATGCTCCGCCTGATGATCAGCGGTGCCTCACTGTTGGAGAGCGGCACCATGCACATCGACACGGGCCCGTACCGCGAACGCCTGTTGGCCGTACGCCGCGGCGAAGTGCCCTGGGACGAGGTCTGCGCCTGGCGCGACAGGCTGTCCGCACGCCTGGACCAGACACTGGCTGCGAGCCCGCTCCCCGAACTCCCCGACACCACCCGCGTGGAGGACTGGCTGATCTCGGTCCGCCGTCGCTCCCTGACCAACGAAGGCAGCCCCGCATGA
- a CDS encoding MFS transporter produces MGMWIVHIPSIEQRVGIDHAVLGWLLLLLGAGAFVGMQLVGPLADRFGARTVVPLGAALCSVTLVLPGLAAHAWTLGAALLLLGLGNGCLDVGMNAHAVQVERGYRRPVMSAFHATYSIGGVLASLVGARTLTLDWSPAATLTSVAALGLLVTALAAPALLPATAPGTSPQADSPVNSLRKAPSSTPSDATAPTPHPRRTTPRHIWILATLALLIMLCEGVANDWSVLHLRTVLDAPAATAALAYGAFATAMTLGRLLADRVAARVGPVAVLRYGAGTAAAGLTVAALSPWVPLALTGWAVFGAGLSGCVPQLFSAAGHFDPDNAGANVSRVAGLGYLGMLAGPAVIGPLTHAVPLNLTLFLPVALCLVAATTSGILHPRPTTTPHA; encoded by the coding sequence ATGGGAATGTGGATCGTCCACATCCCCAGCATCGAGCAGCGGGTGGGCATCGACCACGCCGTGCTCGGCTGGCTCCTGTTGCTGCTCGGCGCGGGCGCCTTCGTCGGCATGCAGCTCGTCGGGCCGCTCGCCGACCGCTTCGGCGCCCGCACCGTCGTACCGCTCGGCGCGGCACTGTGCAGCGTGACCCTGGTCCTGCCCGGACTGGCCGCCCACGCCTGGACGTTGGGGGCGGCGCTGCTCCTCCTCGGACTCGGCAACGGCTGTCTGGACGTCGGCATGAACGCCCATGCCGTCCAGGTCGAGCGCGGCTACCGACGACCGGTCATGTCCGCGTTCCACGCCACCTACTCCATCGGCGGCGTGCTCGCCTCGCTGGTCGGCGCGCGCACGCTCACCCTGGACTGGAGCCCGGCGGCGACGCTCACCTCCGTGGCGGCACTGGGCCTACTCGTCACCGCCCTGGCCGCACCGGCACTGCTCCCGGCGACCGCCCCAGGCACCAGCCCACAGGCCGACTCTCCCGTCAACTCGCTGCGCAAGGCGCCGAGTTCCACGCCCTCAGACGCCACCGCCCCCACCCCACACCCCCGACGAACCACTCCACGCCACATCTGGATCCTGGCCACCCTCGCCCTGCTGATCATGCTGTGCGAGGGCGTCGCCAACGACTGGAGTGTGCTCCACCTCCGCACGGTCCTGGACGCGCCCGCGGCCACCGCCGCCCTCGCCTACGGGGCGTTCGCCACCGCCATGACCCTCGGACGCCTGTTGGCGGACCGGGTCGCCGCCCGCGTCGGCCCGGTGGCCGTGCTCCGCTACGGCGCCGGCACGGCCGCCGCCGGCCTGACCGTGGCGGCCCTCTCTCCCTGGGTCCCGTTGGCCCTGACCGGCTGGGCGGTGTTCGGCGCCGGACTGTCCGGCTGCGTCCCCCAACTCTTCAGCGCCGCGGGCCACTTCGACCCCGACAACGCCGGCGCCAACGTCTCCCGGGTCGCCGGACTCGGCTACCTCGGCATGCTGGCCGGCCCCGCCGTCATCGGCCCACTCACCCACGCCGTACCGCTCAACCTCACCCTCTTCCTGCCCGTCGCACTCTGCCTGGTCGCCGCAACCACGTCCGGGATCCTGCACCCCCGACCCACTACGACGCCCCACGCCTGA
- a CDS encoding DeoR/GlpR family DNA-binding transcription regulator — protein MSGTARLRQITEAVRDAGSVGVAELAELTGASEMTIRRDLEALAAQGVLERYRGGARSLLLRGEEPPFALRAQEGLEAKRRIAAEVAGLIADGESVVLDSGTTCLEVARALVPRRLTVMPLSLHAVNALTGGPQLTLLVPGGRPRPGELALTGPLTEASLTALRFDTAVLGCCGLTAEHGLTAYDLDDAAVKRTAIGCARRVIAVAEAGKLSRTALAHVAPVDALHAVVTDAVPDDRTERLAAAGVTVRTV, from the coding sequence ATGTCTGGAACAGCGAGACTGAGGCAGATCACCGAGGCCGTACGCGATGCGGGGAGTGTCGGCGTCGCGGAGCTCGCCGAGTTGACCGGCGCCTCGGAGATGACCATTCGCCGTGACTTGGAGGCGTTGGCCGCGCAGGGCGTCCTTGAGCGCTACCGCGGCGGGGCCAGGAGCCTGCTGCTGCGCGGGGAGGAACCGCCGTTCGCGCTGCGCGCGCAGGAGGGATTGGAGGCCAAGCGGCGGATCGCCGCCGAGGTCGCCGGGCTGATCGCGGACGGTGAGTCGGTCGTCCTTGACAGCGGGACCACCTGCCTGGAGGTGGCTCGGGCGTTGGTCCCTCGCCGGCTGACGGTCATGCCGCTGTCGCTGCACGCGGTCAACGCCCTGACCGGCGGCCCGCAGCTCACCCTGCTGGTGCCGGGCGGGCGGCCGCGCCCGGGGGAGTTGGCGCTGACCGGCCCGTTGACCGAAGCCTCGCTGACCGCCCTGCGCTTCGACACCGCCGTCCTCGGCTGCTGCGGGCTCACCGCTGAACACGGCCTGACCGCTTACGACTTGGACGACGCCGCCGTCAAGCGTACCGCGATCGGCTGCGCCCGCCGCGTGATCGCGGTGGCGGAAGCCGGCAAGTTGTCCCGTACTGCCCTCGCTCATGTCGCGCCGGTTGACGCCCTGCACGCCGTCGTCACCGATGCCGTCCCGGACGACCGGACGGAGCGACTGGCCGCGGCCGGCGTGACCGTGCGGACGGTGTGA
- a CDS encoding HAD family hydrolase yields MPGIVLFDLFGVLACHQSGAGRRELVRLAGVSGSEFRDAYWALRAPYDRGDVDGPGYWRRVADRLGTRFDERRVAELIAADVSSWSAVDDTMVGLVAELAAGGRRLGLLSNIPEELARYYESHHAWLDRFEVRAFSCRIGRAKPEAAAYDWCRRALSVSPERILFVDDREENVRAAEAVGMHGHLFTTPERLRDRLGTYVGGGGAEGGCGGLLGRRIGTPGARSSVDWDARAGEGPSEVPGLPEIRQPRPGSPVRNIPRRNT; encoded by the coding sequence GTGCCGGGCATCGTTCTCTTCGACCTCTTCGGCGTGCTCGCCTGTCACCAATCGGGGGCGGGGCGGCGGGAGTTGGTGCGGTTGGCCGGCGTGTCCGGCTCGGAATTCCGGGACGCTTACTGGGCGTTGCGGGCCCCCTACGACCGTGGTGACGTCGACGGACCCGGCTACTGGCGGCGGGTCGCCGACCGCCTCGGCACCCGCTTCGACGAGCGGCGGGTCGCCGAGCTGATCGCCGCCGATGTCAGCAGTTGGAGCGCCGTGGACGACACCATGGTGGGCCTGGTTGCGGAGTTGGCGGCGGGCGGGCGGCGGCTCGGGTTGCTGTCCAACATCCCCGAGGAGCTGGCACGTTACTACGAGAGCCACCATGCCTGGCTTGACCGCTTCGAGGTGCGCGCCTTCTCCTGCCGGATCGGCCGCGCCAAGCCCGAAGCGGCCGCCTACGACTGGTGCCGGCGCGCCCTGTCCGTGTCGCCGGAGCGCATCCTGTTCGTCGACGACCGCGAGGAGAACGTCCGGGCCGCCGAAGCGGTCGGGATGCACGGCCATCTCTTCACCACTCCGGAGCGGCTGCGGGATCGGCTCGGCACGTACGTGGGAGGCGGCGGGGCGGAAGGGGGCTGCGGGGGACTGTTGGGCAGGCGGATCGGGACGCCCGGTGCGCGGTCGTCAGTTGACTGGGACGCCCGGGCTGGCGAAGGCCCGTCCGAGGTGCCTGGCTTACCGGAGATCCGTCAGCCGAGACCTGGCTCACCTGTCCGCAACATCCCCAGACGGAACACCTAG
- a CDS encoding LysR family transcriptional regulator, with product METRRLHLLVELSRLGSMRAVAEATGTTTSTVSQQLAVLAREMGTALIEPHGRKVRLTPAGRRLAEHAVTILGAVEAAHLDLAPGAEPNGTLRIAGFASAIRAHLLPLAAELATSHPRLHLLIREHEPAEALELLAADETDLALTYDYNLAPATLDPAVRATALWTAPWGLGVPDHASEATADAGTTAEVFARFATHDWIVNSRNTADDAAIRTLASMAGFTPRITHRADNLDLVQGMITAGLGVSLLPADIATVPGVRLVPLTAPEVVLRAHAVARHGRLNWPPLALLIELLSERSGRAG from the coding sequence ATGGAAACGCGTCGACTGCATCTGCTGGTGGAGCTCTCCCGGCTGGGCTCGATGCGCGCGGTCGCCGAGGCCACCGGCACCACGACCTCCACCGTCTCCCAGCAGCTCGCCGTGCTCGCACGAGAGATGGGCACCGCCCTGATCGAACCGCACGGCCGCAAGGTCCGCCTCACCCCCGCCGGCCGCCGCCTGGCCGAGCACGCCGTGACCATCCTCGGCGCCGTCGAGGCCGCCCACCTCGACCTCGCCCCCGGCGCGGAACCCAACGGCACCCTGCGCATCGCCGGCTTCGCCAGCGCCATCCGCGCCCACCTGCTGCCCCTGGCCGCCGAACTGGCCACCAGCCACCCGCGGTTGCACCTCCTCATCCGCGAGCACGAGCCGGCCGAGGCCCTGGAACTGCTGGCCGCGGACGAGACGGACCTGGCGCTCACCTACGACTACAACCTCGCGCCGGCCACCCTCGACCCAGCGGTCCGCGCCACCGCGCTGTGGACCGCCCCTTGGGGCCTGGGCGTCCCCGACCATGCCTCCGAGGCCACCGCCGACGCCGGGACGACGGCCGAGGTCTTCGCCCGCTTCGCCACCCACGACTGGATCGTGAACTCCCGCAACACCGCCGACGACGCCGCCATCCGCACGCTCGCCTCCATGGCCGGCTTCACCCCGCGCATCACCCACCGGGCCGACAACCTCGACCTCGTCCAGGGCATGATCACCGCGGGCCTCGGCGTGAGCCTGCTACCGGCCGACATCGCCACCGTCCCCGGCGTCCGCCTCGTCCCGTTGACCGCCCCCGAGGTGGTACTGCGCGCCCACGCGGTGGCCCGCCACGGGCGGTTGAACTGGCCGCCGCTGGCACTGCTGATCGAGCTTCTCAGCGAGCGGTCCGGGAGGGCGGGCTAG
- a CDS encoding EamA family transporter — MPAFEFKGPEGRAPSRLRTAVGRRRLGGAETGFLMAVASMTSVQLGLALAVPLFGQLGALGTAGLRLACGGLLLLVLIRPRLRDFTRRDLLACAVLGGASAGMMLFFMLAVARLPLGTASALEFLGPLAVSLFGPGGGRKLWAGLAALGVLLLTEPWHGGVDAVGLVCALAAAGCWAGYILLTQGVGDRVTGLSGLAVSMPVAGLLGTLIAAPSLWGHLTWQPVGIMLVLALVSPVLPFVLEFLALRRLTTAAFGTLMSLEPAIALLIGLLVLGQTPGPVPAAGVLFVVIAGAGATRTGARTPDEPVAADAPAPRSCAAETP, encoded by the coding sequence ATGCCTGCGTTCGAGTTCAAGGGCCCCGAGGGCCGCGCCCCGTCCCGTCTCCGTACCGCCGTCGGCCGACGGCGCCTCGGCGGTGCCGAGACCGGTTTCCTGATGGCGGTCGCCTCCATGACCTCCGTCCAACTGGGGCTGGCCCTGGCCGTCCCGCTCTTCGGGCAGCTCGGCGCGCTCGGTACGGCGGGACTGCGGCTGGCGTGTGGCGGGCTGCTTCTGCTGGTCCTGATACGTCCCAGGCTGCGCGACTTCACCCGGCGGGACCTGCTCGCCTGCGCCGTGCTCGGCGGGGCCAGCGCCGGCATGATGCTCTTCTTCATGCTCGCCGTGGCGCGTCTGCCGCTGGGCACCGCGAGCGCGCTGGAGTTCCTCGGCCCGCTGGCCGTGTCGCTGTTCGGGCCGGGCGGCGGACGCAAACTGTGGGCGGGACTGGCCGCGCTCGGCGTGCTGCTGCTGACCGAGCCCTGGCACGGCGGCGTGGACGCGGTGGGACTGGTCTGCGCACTGGCCGCCGCGGGCTGCTGGGCCGGCTACATCCTGCTGACCCAGGGCGTCGGCGACCGCGTCACCGGGCTCAGCGGCCTGGCCGTCTCGATGCCGGTCGCGGGTCTGCTCGGCACGTTGATCGCCGCGCCCAGTCTGTGGGGGCATCTGACGTGGCAGCCGGTCGGGATCATGTTGGTGCTGGCTCTGGTGAGCCCGGTCCTGCCGTTCGTCCTGGAATTCCTCGCGCTGCGCCGCCTGACCACCGCCGCCTTCGGCACACTGATGAGCCTGGAACCCGCCATCGCGCTGCTGATCGGTCTGTTGGTGCTCGGCCAGACACCGGGCCCGGTGCCCGCGGCCGGGGTGCTCTTCGTGGTCATCGCCGGTGCGGGCGCCACCCGCACCGGCGCCCGCACACCGGACGAACCCGTCGCGGCCGATGCGCCCGCCCCGCGGTCGTGCGCCGCGGAAACGCCCTGA